Proteins encoded by one window of Rhodobium gokarnense:
- the glpD gene encoding glycerol-3-phosphate dehydrogenase, whose product MGNAFDIVIIGGGINGCGIARDAAGRGYSVCLAEMNDLASATSSGSTKLIHGGLRYLEYYEFRLVREALKEREVLWHLAPHIIWPLRFVLPHHKGLRPAWLLRLGLFLYDHLGGRCHLGGTRTIDMRTDAAGKPLKPLYSKAFEYSDCWVNDARLVVLNARDAADRGATILPRTKAISARREDGRWQVTLEAADGRQRTVSAKLLVNAAGPWVDNVLGEALGRNEAHHIRLVQGSHIVVKRLFDHDRCYIFQNSDGRIIFAIPYEDDFTLIGTTDRDYEGDPAKVAISADETAYLCDAASDYFAEAVTTDDVVWTYSAVRPLYDDGATAAHQATRDYVLKVDDEEGAAPVINIFGGKITTYRKLAETVLERIGDFLGERGAPWTETAPLPGGDFAITGYDDLVAELRKTYPFLEAEHAARLVRLYGTRAWTLLGAAANHSDLGAHFGYDLYEVEVRYLVENEWATTADDILWRRTKRGLRLTQDNKETLAHFLKDNMKDGRLAAAQ is encoded by the coding sequence ATGGGAAACGCGTTCGACATTGTCATTATCGGCGGCGGCATCAATGGATGCGGCATCGCCCGGGATGCCGCCGGGCGCGGCTATTCCGTGTGTCTTGCCGAGATGAACGATTTGGCGAGCGCGACCTCCTCCGGCTCCACCAAGCTGATCCATGGCGGGTTGCGTTACCTGGAATATTACGAGTTCCGGCTGGTGCGCGAAGCGCTGAAGGAGCGCGAGGTGCTGTGGCACCTGGCGCCGCACATCATCTGGCCGCTGCGTTTTGTCCTGCCCCATCACAAGGGGCTGCGTCCGGCCTGGCTGTTGCGCCTCGGGCTCTTTCTCTACGACCATCTCGGCGGGCGCTGCCATCTCGGCGGAACGCGCACGATCGACATGCGGACGGACGCGGCGGGCAAGCCGCTGAAGCCGCTTTATTCCAAGGCGTTCGAATATTCCGACTGCTGGGTCAACGACGCCCGGTTGGTGGTCCTCAATGCGCGCGACGCGGCCGACCGCGGCGCCACCATCCTGCCGCGGACCAAGGCGATCTCGGCCCGGCGCGAGGACGGTCGGTGGCAGGTGACCCTTGAAGCCGCCGACGGCAGGCAGCGCACGGTGTCCGCAAAGCTCCTCGTCAATGCTGCCGGCCCCTGGGTCGACAATGTGCTCGGCGAGGCCCTCGGCCGCAATGAGGCCCATCACATCCGGCTCGTCCAGGGCAGCCATATCGTCGTCAAGCGCCTGTTCGACCACGACCGCTGCTACATCTTCCAGAATTCCGACGGCCGCATCATCTTCGCGATCCCCTATGAGGACGACTTCACCCTCATCGGCACCACCGACCGCGACTATGAGGGCGATCCGGCAAAGGTCGCGATCTCGGCCGACGAGACGGCCTATCTGTGCGACGCGGCGAGCGACTATTTCGCTGAAGCCGTGACGACCGACGACGTGGTCTGGACCTATTCGGCGGTGCGCCCGCTCTATGACGACGGCGCGACGGCGGCGCACCAGGCGACCCGCGATTACGTCCTGAAGGTCGACGACGAGGAAGGTGCGGCGCCGGTCATCAACATCTTCGGCGGCAAGATCACCACCTATCGCAAGCTCGCCGAGACGGTGCTGGAGCGCATCGGCGATTTCCTCGGCGAGAGGGGCGCACCCTGGACGGAGACGGCGCCGCTGCCGGGCGGCGATTTCGCCATCACCGGCTATGACGACCTCGTTGCCGAGCTCCGGAAAACCTATCCGTTCCTGGAAGCGGAGCACGCGGCCCGGCTCGTCCGGCTCTACGGCACGCGGGCGTGGACCCTGCTGGGTGCGGCTGCAAACCATAGCGACCTTGGCGCGCATTTCGGATATGATCTCTATGAGGTCGAAGTCCGCTACCTCGTGGAAAACGAGTGGGCGACGACGGCCGACGATATCCTTTGGCGCCGCACCAAACGCGGGTTGCGATTGACGCAAGATAATAAAGAAACCCTGGCGCACTTCCTGAAAGACAACATGAAAGACGGAAGGCTCGCGGCTGCCCAATAA
- a CDS encoding DeoR/GlpR family DNA-binding transcription regulator, translating into MYLPPRHTEIVTLAKEHGRVLVEELAARFDVTPQTIRKDLNDLCQRRILSRIHGGAVLPSGTENMEYEQRRQIAAHEKAAIGVAAAGLIPNDASIIINIGTTTEAVGEALLDHEGLMVITNNINVANRMRIYPQFEVVIAGGVVRASDGGVVGEAAVDFIRQFKVDYAVIGVSAIDQDGSLLDFDFREVKVAQAIIANTRHVILVSDSTKFERTAPVRIGHLSQVDTFVTDRCELDHIRRMCAENGVELIETARG; encoded by the coding sequence ATGTACCTGCCGCCGCGCCATACGGAGATCGTGACGCTCGCCAAGGAGCACGGCCGCGTGCTGGTGGAGGAGCTTGCCGCGCGCTTCGATGTGACGCCGCAGACCATCCGCAAGGACCTCAACGATCTCTGCCAGCGCCGCATCCTCAGCCGCATCCATGGCGGCGCGGTGCTGCCGTCGGGCACGGAGAACATGGAATACGAGCAGCGCCGGCAGATCGCGGCACACGAAAAGGCCGCGATCGGCGTTGCCGCGGCCGGTCTCATACCGAACGATGCCTCGATCATCATCAATATCGGCACCACCACGGAGGCCGTCGGCGAGGCGCTGCTCGACCATGAAGGCCTCATGGTCATCACCAACAACATCAACGTCGCCAACCGGATGCGGATCTATCCCCAGTTCGAGGTGGTGATCGCCGGCGGCGTGGTCAGGGCCTCCGATGGCGGCGTCGTCGGTGAGGCCGCCGTCGATTTCATCCGCCAGTTCAAGGTCGACTACGCGGTGATCGGAGTTTCGGCCATCGACCAGGACGGCTCGCTGCTCGATTTCGATTTCCGGGAAGTGAAGGTCGCCCAGGCGATCATCGCCAATACCCGCCACGTCATCCTCGTCTCCGACTCCACCAAGTTCGAGAGAACGGCACCGGTCCGCATCGGCCACCTGTCCCAGGTCGATACTTTCGTGACGGACCGCTGCGAGCTCGATCACATCCGCCGCATGTGCGCGGAAAACGGTGTGGAGCTGATCGAGACGGCGCGGGGCTGA
- a CDS encoding sugar-binding transcriptional regulator, giving the protein MAPNGDRLDDAARAGWLYYVAGNTQDQIAAKLGVSRQSAQRLVSLAVSEGLVKVRIDHPIGRCMDLAARLTERFGLAFCDVVPTDPAAATNIVGVAQATALEIERWLRQPEPTVIAIGTGRTLKAAVEQLPPIACPDHKVVSLTGSIAPDGSAAYYNVIFTMADTVTVRSFPLPLPVIASSKEERDMLRSQPIIRPTLELAARADVAFVGIGELGPEAPLCVDGFVGEAEMEAMRAAGAAGEIVGWVFDTDGNVMAGFSNDRVTAPELAPARERPTIACAMGEKKQGAILAALAGRLITGLVTDEKTAEGLLARADEARTGAARTAPAPAAGWAPAKAD; this is encoded by the coding sequence ATGGCTCCGAACGGCGATCGGCTCGACGACGCGGCGCGTGCCGGCTGGCTCTACTACGTCGCCGGCAACACCCAGGACCAGATCGCCGCGAAGCTCGGCGTCTCGCGCCAGTCGGCCCAGCGGCTGGTCTCCCTCGCCGTCTCCGAGGGCCTCGTCAAGGTGCGCATCGACCACCCGATCGGCCGCTGCATGGACCTCGCTGCGAGGCTGACGGAGCGCTTCGGCCTCGCCTTCTGCGACGTCGTGCCGACCGACCCGGCGGCGGCGACGAACATCGTCGGCGTCGCCCAGGCGACCGCCCTTGAGATCGAACGCTGGCTGCGCCAGCCCGAGCCGACCGTGATCGCCATCGGCACCGGCCGCACCCTGAAAGCGGCCGTGGAACAACTGCCGCCGATCGCCTGCCCCGACCACAAGGTCGTCTCGCTGACCGGCAGCATCGCCCCGGACGGCTCGGCCGCCTACTACAACGTCATCTTCACCATGGCCGACACGGTGACGGTGCGCTCCTTCCCGTTGCCGCTCCCGGTCATCGCGTCCTCGAAAGAGGAACGCGACATGCTGCGCTCCCAGCCGATCATCCGCCCGACCCTTGAGCTTGCCGCCCGGGCCGACGTCGCCTTCGTCGGCATCGGCGAGCTCGGCCCCGAGGCGCCGCTCTGCGTCGACGGCTTCGTCGGCGAGGCGGAGATGGAGGCGATGCGCGCGGCCGGCGCCGCCGGCGAGATCGTCGGCTGGGTGTTCGATACCGACGGCAACGTCATGGCCGGCTTCAGCAACGACCGGGTCACCGCGCCGGAACTCGCCCCGGCCCGCGAGCGCCCGACCATCGCCTGTGCCATGGGCGAGAAGAAGCAGGGCGCGATCCTCGCCGCCCTTGCCGGCCGCCTCATCACCGGTCTCGTCACCGACGAGAAGACCGCCGAGGGCCTGCTCGCGCGCGCCGACGAGGCCCGAACCGGCGCCGCAAGAACCGCCCCGGCGCCGGCCGCCGGCTGGGCGCCCGCAAAGGCAGACTGA
- a CDS encoding ABC transporter substrate-binding protein, translated as MTLKALLLGAGSLLVLGIGAQAETLTIATVNNGDMIRMQKLTDDFTAKNPGIELEWVTMEENVLRQKVTQDIATRGGQYDVMTIGTYEVPIWAKQNWLLPLEFDEAYDVDDLLPPIRDGLTADGKLYAAPFYGESSMIMYRKDLFEEAGIEMPDAPSWDLVADAARKITDKDKEIYGICLRGKAGWGENMAFLTATANSFGARWFDENWQPQFDQPEWKETLQFYVDLMNDAGPPGASSNGFNENLALFQSGKCGMWIDATVAASFVTNPDESKVADQVGFALAPDNGLGKRGNWLWAWTLAVPAGTQKAEAATKFIEWATSKGYLELVASKEGWANVPPGTRTSLYENPEYAKIPFAKMTLDSINSADPKNPTVKPVPYVGVQFVAIPEFQGLGTAVGQQFSAALAGQISVDQALQNAQQLATREMTKAGYIK; from the coding sequence ATGACTCTGAAGGCTTTGCTCCTTGGAGCAGGTTCGCTTCTGGTATTGGGCATTGGGGCCCAGGCCGAGACGCTGACGATCGCTACCGTCAACAACGGTGACATGATCCGTATGCAGAAGCTGACCGACGATTTCACCGCAAAGAATCCCGGCATCGAGCTGGAATGGGTGACCATGGAGGAGAACGTGCTGCGCCAGAAGGTGACGCAGGACATCGCCACCAGGGGCGGCCAGTACGATGTCATGACCATCGGCACCTACGAGGTTCCGATCTGGGCCAAGCAGAACTGGCTGCTGCCGCTCGAGTTCGACGAGGCCTATGACGTCGACGACCTGCTGCCGCCGATCCGGGACGGCCTGACCGCCGACGGCAAGCTCTACGCCGCGCCGTTCTACGGCGAGTCCTCGATGATCATGTACCGCAAGGACCTGTTCGAAGAGGCCGGCATCGAGATGCCGGACGCCCCGAGCTGGGACCTCGTTGCCGACGCGGCCCGCAAGATCACCGACAAGGACAAGGAAATCTACGGCATCTGCCTGCGCGGCAAGGCCGGCTGGGGCGAGAACATGGCGTTCCTGACCGCCACCGCCAATTCCTTCGGCGCGCGCTGGTTCGACGAGAACTGGCAGCCCCAGTTCGACCAGCCGGAATGGAAGGAAACGCTGCAGTTCTACGTCGACCTGATGAACGATGCCGGCCCTCCGGGCGCCTCGTCCAACGGCTTCAACGAGAACCTGGCCCTGTTCCAGTCCGGCAAGTGCGGCATGTGGATCGACGCCACCGTCGCCGCCTCCTTCGTCACCAACCCTGACGAGAGCAAGGTCGCCGACCAGGTCGGCTTCGCCCTTGCGCCCGACAACGGGCTCGGCAAGCGCGGCAACTGGCTGTGGGCCTGGACGCTCGCCGTCCCCGCCGGCACCCAGAAGGCCGAAGCCGCGACCAAGTTCATCGAATGGGCGACCTCCAAGGGCTACCTGGAACTGGTCGCCTCCAAGGAGGGCTGGGCCAACGTGCCGCCGGGCACCCGCACCTCGCTCTACGAGAACCCGGAATACGCCAAGATTCCGTTCGCCAAGATGACGCTCGACTCGATCAACTCGGCCGACCCGAAGAACCCGACGGTCAAGCCGGTGCCCTATGTCGGCGTCCAGTTCGTGGCGATCCCGGAATTCCAGGGCCTCGGCACCGCCGTCGGCCAGCAGTTCTCCGCCGCCCTTGCCGGCCAGATCTCGGTCGACCAGGCGCTGCAGAACGCCCAACAGCTGGCCACGCGCGAGATGACCAAGGCCGGCTACATCAAGTAG
- a CDS encoding carbohydrate ABC transporter permease, protein MATLHTRTSARYMMAPAVLLLLAWMLIPLGMTLYFSFLRYNLLMPGMEEWTGFLNYKYFLTDPAFDDALINTLLLVGGTLLITVVGGTLLALMLDQPFFGRGIVRLMVIAPFFVMPTVSALVWKNMLMHPVYGLFAWVAKSVGLPPVDWLAQVPLLSVIMIVSWQWLPFATLILLTAMQSLDEEQKEAAEMDGAGAISRFIYIVVPHLARAITVVILIETIFLLSVFAEILVTTNGGPGTQSTNITYLVYSLALLQFDVGGASAGGIVAVILANIVAIFLIRMIGKNLDR, encoded by the coding sequence ATGGCGACGCTGCACACGCGCACATCCGCCCGCTACATGATGGCGCCGGCCGTGCTCCTGCTCCTGGCCTGGATGCTGATACCGCTGGGAATGACGCTCTACTTCTCGTTCCTGCGCTACAACCTCCTGATGCCTGGCATGGAGGAATGGACCGGGTTCCTGAACTACAAGTATTTCCTCACCGACCCGGCCTTCGATGACGCGCTCATCAACACGCTGCTCCTGGTCGGCGGAACCCTGCTCATCACCGTCGTCGGCGGCACTCTTCTCGCCCTGATGCTCGACCAGCCCTTCTTCGGGCGCGGCATCGTCCGGCTCATGGTCATCGCCCCGTTCTTCGTCATGCCGACCGTCTCGGCGCTCGTGTGGAAGAACATGCTGATGCACCCGGTCTACGGGCTGTTTGCCTGGGTCGCCAAATCGGTCGGCCTGCCGCCGGTCGACTGGCTCGCCCAGGTGCCGCTCCTGTCCGTCATCATGATCGTCTCCTGGCAATGGCTGCCCTTTGCCACCCTCATCCTGCTGACGGCCATGCAGTCGCTCGACGAGGAGCAGAAGGAGGCGGCGGAGATGGACGGCGCCGGCGCCATCTCCCGCTTCATCTATATCGTCGTGCCGCATCTGGCCCGGGCGATCACGGTCGTCATCCTCATCGAGACGATCTTCCTGCTCTCCGTGTTCGCGGAAATCCTCGTCACCACCAATGGCGGCCCCGGCACCCAGTCGACCAACATCACCTATCTGGTCTACTCGCTGGCCCTGCTGCAGTTCGACGTCGGCGGCGCATCGGCGGGCGGCATCGTCGCCGTCATCCTGGCGAACATCGTCGCCATCTTCCTCATCCGCATGATCGGCAAGAACCTGGATCGATAG
- a CDS encoding carbohydrate ABC transporter permease, which produces MAREASTSRKLTYTVIGWSIGLLIFFPVIWTFLTSFKTEGEAIANPPSFLFFNWTLENYHEVQDRSDYLKHVINSVVISFGSTGLGLLIAVPAAWAMAFSPTKHTKDILMWMLSTKMLPPVGVLVPIYLIFRDYNLLDTQLGLVIVMTLINLPIIVWMLYTYFREIPGEILEAARMDGASLGKEIIYVLAPMAVPGIASTVLLNLILAWNEAFWTLNLTAAKAAPLTAFIASYSSPEGLFWAKLSAASTLAIAPILIIGWFSQKQLVRGLTFGAVK; this is translated from the coding sequence ATGGCGCGCGAAGCATCAACATCCCGCAAGCTCACCTACACGGTGATCGGCTGGTCGATCGGCCTCCTGATCTTCTTCCCGGTGATCTGGACATTCCTGACCAGCTTCAAGACCGAGGGCGAGGCGATCGCCAATCCGCCGAGCTTCCTGTTCTTCAACTGGACGCTGGAGAACTACCACGAGGTCCAGGACCGCTCCGACTACCTGAAGCATGTCATCAACTCCGTGGTCATCTCCTTCGGCTCCACCGGCCTCGGCCTCTTGATCGCCGTGCCGGCCGCCTGGGCGATGGCGTTCTCGCCGACCAAGCACACCAAGGACATCCTGATGTGGATGCTCTCCACCAAGATGCTGCCGCCGGTCGGCGTGCTGGTGCCGATCTACCTGATCTTCCGGGACTACAACCTGCTCGACACCCAGCTCGGCCTCGTCATCGTCATGACGCTGATCAACCTGCCGATCATCGTATGGATGCTCTATACATACTTCAGGGAGATCCCCGGCGAGATCCTGGAGGCCGCCCGCATGGACGGCGCCTCGCTCGGCAAGGAGATCATCTACGTCCTTGCGCCGATGGCCGTGCCCGGCATCGCCTCGACGGTCCTCCTCAACCTGATCCTTGCCTGGAACGAGGCGTTCTGGACGCTCAACCTGACGGCCGCCAAGGCGGCGCCGCTGACCGCGTTCATCGCCTCCTATTCCAGTCCGGAAGGCCTGTTCTGGGCCAAGCTTTCCGCCGCCTCGACGCTGGCGATCGCACCGATTCTCATCATCGGCTGGTTCTCGCAGAAGCAGCTCGTCCGCGGCCTCACCTTCGGCGCGGTGAAATAG
- a CDS encoding ABC transporter ATP-binding protein yields MGNIRLENVKKAFGDAIVIPDLDLEIENGEFVVFVGPSGCGKSTLLRLIAGLEDVTDGKIWINGRDATGEAPASRGLAMVFQTYALYPHMSVYKNIGFPLKMAGMDKKAIDDKVRGAAETLNLTDYLNRRPGQLSGGQRQRVAIGRAIVREPKAFLFDEPLSNLDAALRVAMRLEISELHHQLKTTMIYVTHDQVEAMTMADKIVVLRAGIIEQVGSPLELYRTPRNRFVAGFIGSPKMNFIEGEKAAKRDAHAIGIRPEHMTLSTDDGQWPGTVRVSEHLGSDTFLHVDVEGAGMMTVRSDGDVPIDHGVRVFLTPDEAKLHRFDADGRAL; encoded by the coding sequence ATGGGTAACATCCGCCTGGAAAACGTGAAGAAGGCGTTCGGCGACGCCATCGTCATCCCGGATCTCGACCTTGAGATCGAAAACGGCGAGTTCGTCGTCTTCGTCGGCCCCTCGGGCTGCGGCAAGTCCACGCTCCTGCGCCTCATTGCGGGCCTGGAAGACGTCACCGACGGCAAGATCTGGATCAACGGCCGCGACGCCACCGGCGAGGCGCCGGCGAGCCGCGGCCTCGCCATGGTGTTCCAGACCTATGCACTCTACCCGCATATGAGCGTCTACAAGAACATCGGCTTCCCGCTGAAGATGGCGGGCATGGACAAGAAGGCGATCGACGACAAGGTCCGCGGCGCGGCCGAGACGCTCAACCTCACCGACTATCTGAACCGCCGGCCGGGCCAGCTCTCCGGCGGCCAGCGCCAGCGCGTCGCCATCGGCCGCGCCATCGTCCGCGAGCCGAAGGCGTTCCTGTTCGACGAGCCGCTCTCCAACCTCGACGCGGCGCTCCGCGTCGCCATGCGCCTGGAGATCAGCGAGCTGCACCACCAGCTCAAGACGACGATGATCTACGTCACCCACGACCAGGTCGAGGCGATGACCATGGCCGACAAGATCGTCGTTCTTCGGGCCGGCATCATCGAGCAGGTCGGTTCGCCCCTGGAACTCTACCGCACGCCGCGCAACCGCTTCGTCGCCGGCTTCATCGGCTCGCCGAAGATGAACTTCATCGAGGGCGAGAAGGCGGCCAAGCGCGACGCCCATGCCATTGGCATCCGCCCCGAGCACATGACGCTCTCCACCGACGACGGCCAGTGGCCGGGCACCGTCAGGGTCTCCGAGCACCTCGGCTCCGACACCTTCCTCCATGTCGACGTGGAGGGTGCCGGCATGATGACGGTGCGCTCCGACGGCGACGTGCCCATCGACCATGGCGTGCGCGTGTTCCTGACCCCGGACGAGGCCAAGCTGCACCGCTTCGATGCCGATGGACGGGCGCTCTGA
- a CDS encoding mannitol dehydrogenase family protein, which yields MPLKLSNGTLGDIGANIAVPRYDRTELTAGILHIGVGNFHRAHQAVYLDALFNTGRDHGWAIVGAGIMESDEAMRATLAAQDYLTTVVEQEADRSLARVTGPMIDFIPPADRDALIDRLADPEIRIVSLTITEGGYFINPATGVFDPTIPAIAGDAANPEAPKTVFGILVAGLKRRRDEGTIPFTVMSCDNIPHNGIVTRNAVVGLAALTDPGLADWIAAEVAFPNAMVDRITPATGERERGIARDTFGVDDAAPVFCEDFKQWVLEDNFTCGRPALEEVGVQFVPDVTPFEIMKIRILNGGHAVIGYPAGLMGIHFVHEAMTDDLVLAFLRKVEREEIVPIVPPVPDTDLADYYALIERRFANPKIGDTARRLCFDGSNRQPKFIVPSIADNLKAGRGVSGLALESALWCRYCFGTTDSGAAIAPNDPIWDRLTEQAKRARNDPDAWLEMTDIYGDVAAAPAFREAFAYWLGALWANGTHRTLEAYLAEPVRASG from the coding sequence ATGCCCCTCAAGCTTTCCAACGGGACCCTCGGCGACATCGGCGCCAACATCGCCGTTCCCCGCTACGACCGCACGGAGCTGACCGCCGGCATCCTCCATATCGGCGTCGGCAACTTCCACCGCGCCCACCAGGCCGTCTATCTCGATGCCCTGTTCAACACCGGCCGCGACCATGGCTGGGCCATCGTCGGCGCCGGCATCATGGAAAGCGACGAGGCGATGCGCGCCACGCTCGCCGCACAGGACTATCTGACGACCGTCGTCGAACAGGAGGCGGACCGGTCGCTCGCCCGGGTCACCGGCCCGATGATCGACTTCATCCCCCCCGCCGACCGCGACGCCCTCATCGACCGGCTCGCCGATCCGGAGATCCGCATCGTCTCGCTGACCATCACCGAGGGCGGCTATTTCATCAATCCGGCGACCGGCGTCTTCGACCCGACCATCCCGGCGATCGCCGGCGATGCGGCAAATCCCGAGGCCCCGAAGACCGTCTTCGGCATCCTCGTCGCCGGCCTGAAGCGCCGCCGCGACGAGGGCACCATCCCCTTTACCGTGATGTCCTGCGACAACATCCCCCACAACGGCATTGTCACCCGCAACGCCGTCGTCGGCCTTGCCGCCCTCACCGATCCCGGCCTTGCCGACTGGATCGCCGCCGAGGTCGCCTTCCCCAACGCCATGGTCGACCGCATCACCCCGGCGACCGGCGAGCGCGAGCGCGGCATCGCCCGCGACACCTTCGGCGTCGACGACGCCGCGCCCGTGTTCTGCGAGGACTTCAAGCAGTGGGTGCTGGAGGACAATTTCACCTGCGGCCGCCCGGCGCTGGAGGAGGTCGGCGTCCAGTTCGTGCCAGACGTCACGCCCTTCGAGATCATGAAGATCCGCATCCTCAATGGCGGCCATGCGGTGATCGGCTATCCGGCCGGCCTGATGGGCATCCATTTCGTCCACGAGGCGATGACCGACGACCTGGTGCTGGCCTTCCTGCGCAAGGTCGAGCGCGAGGAGATCGTCCCCATCGTCCCGCCCGTGCCGGACACCGACCTTGCCGACTACTACGCCCTCATCGAGCGCCGCTTCGCCAACCCCAAGATCGGCGACACGGCGCGCCGGCTCTGCTTCGACGGCTCCAACCGCCAGCCGAAATTCATCGTCCCGTCCATTGCCGACAACCTGAAGGCCGGCCGCGGCGTCTCCGGCCTCGCCCTGGAATCGGCCCTGTGGTGCCGCTACTGCTTCGGCACCACGGACTCAGGCGCCGCCATCGCGCCGAACGACCCGATCTGGGACCGCCTGACCGAACAGGCGAAGCGCGCCAGGAACGACCCGGACGCCTGGCTGGAAATGACCGACATCTATGGTGACGTCGCCGCCGCCCCGGCGTTCCGCGAGGCCTTCGCCTACTGGCTCGGCGCGCTTTGGGCAAACGGCACCCACAGGACGCTCGAGGCCTATCTCGCCGAGCCGGTGCGGGCGAGCGGATGA
- a CDS encoding HAD family hydrolase, whose translation MRSRAVDLVIFDCDGVLVDSEPISVAVLLEVIAEDGVKISPEEGYRIFLGRSLKTIVETIAADYGLVITSDHVTEIRQRLFERFRRELQPTPGIREALAGLKVPFCVASSSQVERIELSLGVTGLLESFGANVYSSTMVRNGKPAPDLFLHAARAMGADPARCAVVEDSPAGIEAAGRAGMHVLAYLGGSHVGPADLRRRIEAMSPDLVFDRMALLPSLIDRLSPGESFG comes from the coding sequence ATGCGTAGCCGCGCCGTCGACCTCGTGATTTTCGATTGCGACGGCGTCCTCGTCGACAGCGAGCCGATCTCCGTTGCCGTCCTCCTGGAAGTGATCGCCGAAGACGGCGTGAAGATCTCCCCGGAGGAGGGCTACCGCATCTTCCTCGGCCGCTCCCTGAAGACCATCGTCGAGACGATCGCCGCCGATTACGGCCTCGTCATCACCTCCGACCATGTGACCGAGATCCGCCAGCGCCTGTTCGAACGCTTCCGCCGGGAGCTGCAGCCGACCCCGGGCATCCGCGAGGCGCTTGCCGGGCTGAAGGTGCCGTTCTGCGTCGCCTCGTCGAGCCAGGTGGAACGCATCGAGCTGTCGCTCGGCGTCACCGGCCTGCTGGAAAGCTTCGGTGCGAACGTATACAGTTCAACCATGGTGAGAAACGGCAAGCCGGCACCCGACCTCTTTCTGCATGCCGCCCGGGCGATGGGCGCCGACCCGGCGCGCTGCGCCGTCGTGGAGGACAGCCCGGCCGGAATCGAGGCCGCCGGCAGGGCCGGAATGCATGTGCTTGCGTATCTGGGAGGGTCCCATGTCGGCCCCGCCGACTTGAGGCGGCGCATCGAGGCGATGTCCCCCGATCTGGTGTTCGACAGGATGGCACTGCTGCCCTCCCTGATCGATCGGCTGTCGCCGGGAGAATCCTTCGGCTGA